In one window of Streptomyces sp. FXJ1.172 DNA:
- a CDS encoding TetR family transcriptional regulator — MTGQVRTVDGRVAGRRGQATRQKLLDCLSEMLSSSPYRDVKVIDVARKAGTSPATFYQYFPDVEGAVLEIAEQMAAEGAGLTELLEGRSWAGKSGWQTAQELVEGFLEFWRKNDAILRVVDLGAAEGDKRFYKIRMKILNSVNNSLADSIAELQAKGRVDKDVNPAAVAGSLVAMLAAVAAHQKGFSTWGVKQAELRPNLALLVHLGVTGKKPSK; from the coding sequence ATGACAGGACAAGTGCGTACCGTCGACGGCCGCGTGGCCGGTCGGCGCGGGCAGGCGACCCGGCAGAAGCTGCTCGACTGCCTCAGCGAGATGCTCAGCTCCTCCCCGTACCGGGATGTCAAGGTCATCGATGTCGCCCGGAAGGCGGGCACTTCGCCCGCGACCTTCTACCAGTACTTCCCGGACGTCGAAGGCGCCGTCCTGGAGATCGCCGAGCAAATGGCCGCCGAGGGCGCCGGGTTGACCGAGCTGCTCGAGGGCCGGTCCTGGGCCGGGAAGTCCGGATGGCAGACCGCGCAGGAACTCGTGGAAGGGTTCCTGGAGTTCTGGCGCAAGAACGACGCGATCCTGCGGGTGGTCGACCTCGGCGCGGCCGAAGGGGACAAACGGTTCTACAAGATCCGGATGAAGATCCTGAATTCGGTGAACAACTCCCTCGCGGACTCCATCGCCGAACTGCAGGCCAAGGGCAGGGTCGACAAGGACGTGAACCCGGCGGCGGTGGCCGGCTCGCTGGTCGCGATGCTCGCGGCCGTGGCGGCGCACCAGAAGGGCTTTTCGACCTGGGGCGTGAAACAGGCCGAACTCAGGCCGAACCTAGCGCTGTTGGTGCACCTGGGCGTGACCGGCAAGAAGCCGAGCAAGTAA
- a CDS encoding VOC family protein, whose translation MAENRASANEETQEVEVVYGEGVPCWVDAQLNDVEAGKRFYGGLFGWTFERAHGSLALAELDGEPVASLAPKADGRLPTVWTVYFATPDAEALTRRITAAGGQVVMPPTPLDDLGTAALAADTEGAVFGLWQPGSHRGFGRRHAAGTFVWAQLYTRDTGAANAFYGGLFHDALFGSDAEPDFGRAEVTEVFPAEMPPHFLTHFRVADLEDALGAVQRLGGRVQAPPFETSYGRVAVVTDNQGASFALLRR comes from the coding sequence ATGGCCGAAAACAGGGCATCCGCGAACGAAGAGACGCAAGAGGTGGAAGTGGTGTACGGGGAGGGGGTGCCCTGCTGGGTGGACGCCCAGCTGAACGACGTGGAGGCGGGCAAGCGGTTCTACGGTGGGCTTTTCGGGTGGACCTTCGAGCGGGCGCACGGCTCGCTCGCGCTGGCCGAGCTGGACGGGGAGCCCGTCGCCTCGCTGGCGCCGAAGGCGGACGGCCGGCTGCCCACGGTCTGGACGGTGTACTTCGCGACGCCGGACGCCGAGGCGCTCACCCGGCGGATCACGGCGGCCGGCGGCCAGGTGGTGATGCCCCCCACCCCGCTGGACGACCTGGGCACGGCCGCCCTCGCCGCCGACACCGAGGGCGCGGTGTTCGGGCTGTGGCAGCCGGGCAGCCACCGGGGCTTCGGACGCCGGCACGCGGCCGGCACCTTCGTCTGGGCCCAGCTCTACACCCGCGACACCGGCGCCGCCAACGCCTTCTACGGCGGCCTCTTCCACGACGCCCTCTTCGGCTCGGACGCCGAGCCCGACTTCGGCCGCGCCGAGGTCACCGAGGTCTTCCCCGCCGAGATGCCCCCGCACTTCCTCACCCACTTCCGGGTCGCCGATCTGGAGGACGCCCTCGGGGCCGTTCAGCGGCTCGGCGGCCGGGTGCAGGCGCCACCCTTCGAGACGTCGTACGGACGGGTGGCCGTCGTCACCGACAATCAGGGGGCGTCGTTCGCGCTCCTGCGGCGCTGA